One region of Brassica napus cultivar Da-Ae chromosome A10, Da-Ae, whole genome shotgun sequence genomic DNA includes:
- the LOC106402310 gene encoding zinc finger CCCH domain-containing protein 3, with amino-acid sequence MRPMSETHHVQSSTGSVRSSQKIEDAFRKMKVNDGNGVEQPDPYPDRPGERDCQFYLRTGLCGYGSTCRFNHPTNLPQVMYYNEELPERIGQPDCEYYLKTGACKYGSTCKYHHPKDRNGAEPVLFNVLNLPMRQGEKPCPYYLRTGTCRFGVACKFHHPQPDNGHSTAAAYGMPTFTSAGLHHAGGLTMVPTYGTLPRPQLPQSYVMVSPSQGLMPPPSWATYMGASNSMYGVVKNQVYYPGSSAPMHMGVTLNGVDLSERSEQQQQCRFFMNTGTCKYGDHCKYTHVSVRVSPPPPPPNFMNPFVLPARPGQPACGSFKSFGFCKFGPNCNFDHSVLPYPTGLPMPSSLPNPYPSHVPSNYQRISPTPSRSGSKAMHNDKPDVKKEMPGTEKPEQVQDLSSPRS; translated from the exons ATGCGACCCATGTCAGAAACTCACCATGTTCAGAGCTCTACTGGGTCGGTTCGATCTTCCCAAAAAATCGAAG ATGCTTTTAGGAAGATGAAAGTTAATGATGGAAACGGAGTGGAGCAACCTGATCCGTATCCAGATCGTCCCGGTGAAAGAGATTGCCAGTTCTATCTGAGAACTGGTCTCTGTGGCTATGGAAGCACTTGCCGTTTTAATCATCCTACTAACCTTCCACAG GTTATGTACTACAACGAGGAGCTCCCGGAGAGGATTGGCCAGCCGGATTGTGAG TATTATCTCAAGACAGGAGCTTGTAAGTACGGTTCAACTTGTAAATACCATCACCCAAAGGACAGGAACGGAGCAGAACCTGTCTTGTTCAATGTTCTCAACTTACCAATGCGTCAG GGTGAGAAGCCGTGTCCATATTACCTGCGAACTGGAACTTGCAGATTCGGAGTCGCTTGCAAATTCCACCATCCTCAACCTGATAATGGACACTCTACTGCTGCTGCATATGGGATGCCTACTTTTACTTCTGCAGGTTTACATCATGCTGGTGGATTAACAATGGTGCCTACTTATGGAACTTTGCCTCGTCCGCAACTTCCTCAGTCCTATGTGATGGTTTCACCCTCTCAAGGTCTCATGCCTCCTCCGAGCTGGGCCACTTACATG GGTGCATCTAACTCCATGTATGGTGTTGTGAAGAATCAAGTTTATTACCCTGGTTCTAGTGCACCAATGCACATGGGTGTGACATTGAATGGTGTTGATTTGTCTGAAAGATccgaacaacaacaacaatgtcGGTTTTTTATGAACACTGGGACATGTAAATATGGAGACCACTGCAAATACACTCACGTCAGTGTAAGAGTTTCACCACCACCGCCTCCACCAAATTTCATGAACCCTTTTGTTCTCCCAGCGAGACCT GGACAACCAGCTTGTGGTAGCTTCAAGTCATTTGGATTCTGTAAGTTTGGACCAAACTGCAACTTCGACCACTCGGTGCTGCCATATCCTACAGGCTTACCCATGCCTTCGTCTCTGCCTAATCCTTATCCTTCACATGTTCCATCCAATTATCAGAGGATCTCACCAACGCCAAGCCGCTCTGGCTCAAAGGCTATGCATAATGATAAGCCTGATGTCAAGAAGGAAATGCCAGGGACTGAGAAACCGGAACAAGTGCAGGACTTGTCATCACCACGATCATGA